The following are encoded together in the Desulfococcus multivorans genome:
- a CDS encoding M20/M25/M40 family metallo-hydrolase, producing the protein MINRERLANTFKWLVGIDSVSREESEISQAIQSVLAGMGAKIRVDDAASRIGGNAGNVVARFDGNSAVPPLMLNAHMDTVEPGRGVRAIFEDGVFRSDGSTILGADDKSAIAVIIETMRIIQERGIPCGPVEVVLTVCEEIGLMGAKHLDFSLISARYGYALDASNTEGIVTRAPAANRFEIRVHGKAAHAGAAPEDGVNAILLASRAVAALTLGRIDAETTCNIGTIEGGTATNIVPDRVTLQGEVRSHDTGKLNRVTDTILSTFDQVIAAAASPDGGASPAVDWDIHPDFPATHIDADHPVVTLAQRAAANLGRTITPQSTGGGADANIFFDKGIVTGVLGTGMKNMHTVRESIALDDMVRMTELMLEILRLHTEDHLDRASGE; encoded by the coding sequence GTGATCAACCGGGAAAGATTGGCGAATACCTTTAAATGGCTCGTCGGCATCGACAGCGTGTCGCGGGAGGAATCCGAGATCTCACAGGCGATTCAAAGCGTTCTGGCCGGGATGGGCGCGAAGATCCGGGTTGACGATGCCGCCTCGCGCATCGGCGGGAATGCGGGAAACGTCGTTGCCCGCTTCGACGGGAATTCCGCCGTGCCCCCTTTGATGCTGAACGCCCACATGGATACGGTGGAGCCGGGGCGGGGCGTCAGGGCGATTTTCGAAGACGGCGTGTTCCGAAGCGACGGCAGCACCATTCTGGGGGCCGACGACAAGAGCGCCATTGCCGTCATCATCGAGACGATGCGGATCATCCAGGAGCGGGGGATCCCCTGCGGTCCCGTGGAGGTGGTGCTCACCGTGTGCGAAGAGATCGGGCTGATGGGGGCGAAGCACCTCGATTTCAGCCTTATCAGCGCCCGATACGGCTATGCGCTGGACGCCTCGAACACCGAGGGCATCGTGACGCGGGCCCCGGCGGCCAACCGCTTCGAGATCCGGGTCCACGGCAAGGCCGCCCATGCCGGTGCGGCGCCCGAGGACGGGGTCAACGCCATCCTTCTGGCGAGCCGGGCCGTCGCGGCCCTGACCCTGGGGCGCATCGACGCGGAGACGACCTGCAACATCGGCACCATCGAAGGCGGTACCGCCACCAATATCGTCCCCGACCGGGTCACGCTCCAGGGCGAGGTGCGGAGCCACGACACCGGGAAGCTGAACCGCGTTACCGACACCATTCTGTCCACCTTCGATCAGGTGATCGCCGCGGCGGCATCTCCGGACGGCGGGGCATCGCCTGCGGTCGATTGGGATATTCACCCCGATTTTCCGGCCACCCATATCGACGCCGACCATCCCGTCGTCACCCTGGCCCAGCGGGCCGCCGCGAATCTGGGCCGAACCATTACGCCCCAGTCCACGGGGGGCGGTGCCGACGCCAATATCTTTTTCGACAAGGGCATCGTCACCGGCGTGCTGGGCACCGGGATGAAGAACATGCACACGGTCCGGGAGTCCATAGCCCTTGATGACATGGTCCGCATGACCGAGTTGATGTTGGAGATCCTGAGGCTTCACACCGAAGATCACCTTGACAGAGCCTCGGGGGAATAA
- a CDS encoding DEAD/DEAH box helicase, which produces MVKSLFNNIRNKLKRFRNSNTKPDQKPEATSDPEQDVESRDKILRGKPVASGDAGTRKGAAAEGDDSDRPEAERPRPKRRRPRKKGKAKPEPAVDDEKAAPARHDGWDLSSFEVPVAEGKTRFHDLDLPGEILHAVADLGFQYCSPIQAEILPATLMGKDASGQAQTGTGKTAAFLITMLATFIRNPIQGKRALGTPRALVLAPTRELVIQIAEEARLLSKYYPCNIVSVFGGMDYQKQRRELTEHVVDIIVATPGRLIDYCQYEDVQLNKLEILVIDEADRMLDMGFMPQVRRIVRKTPYKEKRQTLLFSATMTGEVERLSSEWTREPLIVEVEPEQVEVASVEQLVYLVTTRQKPALLYNIIQRQNLKRVIIFCNRRDETHRVADFLNRYDINCAVISGEVPQKRRLATLEKFRSGHIRVLVATDVAGRGLHIDGISHVINFAMPHEPENYVHRIGRTGRAGATGTSVSFACEDDSFYIPDIETFIGHELHCTQPDDAWLKLPDPAPGKGNPERRSQGPKRRSRRRTSRPRTRKPS; this is translated from the coding sequence ATGGTTAAATCCCTATTCAACAATATCCGGAACAAACTGAAGCGATTTCGAAACTCGAATACGAAACCCGATCAGAAACCAGAGGCGACATCAGATCCTGAACAGGATGTTGAAAGCCGCGACAAAATCCTTCGGGGAAAGCCCGTCGCATCCGGGGATGCGGGTACCCGAAAAGGCGCAGCAGCCGAAGGTGACGACAGCGATCGTCCGGAGGCCGAAAGGCCCCGACCGAAACGGCGTCGACCGCGGAAAAAAGGAAAAGCGAAACCCGAGCCGGCCGTTGATGACGAGAAGGCGGCGCCTGCCCGGCACGACGGATGGGACCTTTCGAGTTTCGAGGTTCCCGTCGCCGAGGGGAAAACCCGCTTTCACGATCTCGACCTTCCCGGAGAAATCCTGCATGCCGTGGCGGATCTGGGGTTTCAGTACTGTTCCCCGATTCAGGCCGAGATTCTGCCGGCCACCCTCATGGGAAAGGACGCCTCGGGTCAGGCCCAGACAGGCACCGGCAAGACCGCGGCGTTTCTGATCACCATGCTCGCCACCTTTATCCGGAATCCCATTCAGGGAAAGCGGGCCCTGGGCACGCCAAGGGCCCTGGTTCTGGCCCCCACCCGGGAACTCGTGATCCAGATCGCGGAGGAGGCCAGGCTGCTCTCCAAGTACTACCCCTGCAATATCGTCTCCGTTTTCGGCGGGATGGATTATCAGAAGCAGCGGCGGGAGCTGACGGAGCATGTGGTGGATATCATTGTCGCCACCCCCGGCCGGCTGATCGACTACTGCCAGTATGAGGATGTTCAACTGAACAAGCTCGAGATTCTGGTGATCGACGAAGCCGACCGGATGCTCGACATGGGATTCATGCCCCAGGTCCGTCGGATCGTTCGAAAGACGCCCTACAAGGAAAAACGCCAGACCCTGCTGTTTTCCGCGACCATGACCGGAGAGGTGGAGCGCCTGTCGTCGGAGTGGACCCGGGAGCCGCTCATCGTCGAGGTGGAACCCGAACAGGTGGAGGTGGCCTCCGTCGAACAACTGGTATATCTGGTGACCACCCGACAGAAACCGGCGCTGCTTTACAATATCATCCAGCGTCAGAACCTGAAGCGGGTCATCATCTTCTGCAACCGTCGGGACGAGACCCACCGGGTGGCCGATTTTCTCAACCGCTACGACATCAATTGCGCGGTGATATCGGGCGAGGTGCCCCAGAAACGGCGTCTCGCTACCCTGGAAAAGTTCCGGTCGGGGCATATCCGCGTCCTCGTGGCCACCGACGTGGCGGGTCGGGGGCTTCACATCGACGGCATCAGCCATGTCATCAACTTCGCCATGCCCCACGAGCCGGAGAACTATGTCCATCGTATCGGCCGGACAGGCCGGGCCGGCGCGACGGGCACCTCCGTCAGTTTCGCCTGCGAGGACGACTCCTTTTACATCCCCGACATCGAGACGTTCATCGGGCACGAGCTTCATTGCACCCAGCCGGATGACGCATGGCTGAAGTTGCCGGATCCGGCCCCGGGAAAAGGGAATCCCGAGCGGCGGAGCCAGGGCCCCAAACGGCGATCCCGTCGACGGACGTCGCGACCCCGGACCCGAAAGCCCTCCTGA